The Haloplanus sp. GDY1 genomic sequence GAGCGCGTGGCGTCCGACCCGACTACGGGGCTGGCCGAGGGGTCACCCGTCCGTCGCGTCGGCGCCGAGCGCCGCGTTCGGTCCGCGGGCGCGGGTCACGGCGTCGAGTCCGAAGCCGAGGGCGAGCAGGCCGGTCGTGCCCGCTCCCCGCCCCGGGGAGCGGACCGCGACGACGGTCAGCGGGGCGGCCAGCGGCGTCCGGGCGAGGCGGCCGCCGGCGGTCCGCTCGGTCGGACGCCACGCCGGACCCTCCACCGGTACGTTCGTCCCGAACTGTGGTCGTCACCCGGAATCCTTAGAAGGAGACGGCCCCCACTTGGGGTATGCGACTGTTCCGGTCGAGCGAACTCCTGGGCATCGCGCGCGAAACCCTGGAGTTCGTCCTCGAGGCCTGCGAGGAGACCCATCCCGACGAGTACATGGGCTTTCTCCGCGCCGACGACGCCCGCAAACTCGGCCTCGACCGCTCGGGGCAGGTTATCACTGACGTCCTCGTCATCCCCGGAACGACCTCGAACCCGGTGAGTGCGACGGTGAAGACGACCATGAAGCCGAACGACGTGTCGTCGGTCGGATCCGTCCACTCCCACCCGAACGGCGTCCTCCGGCCGAGCGACGCCGACCTCGCCACCTTCGGGCAGGGGACGGTCCACATCATCGTCGGGGCGCCGTACGGCCGGGACGACTGGCGCGCCTTCGACAACCAGGGCGAGCGAACGACGCTCGACGTCATCGACGTCGACCTGCCCGACGAGGCCTTCTTCGATTTCACGCAGTCGGACATCGACGCCGAACTGGCCGCGGAGGGGCGGCGGCGTGGCGTCGTCCCGCCGGCCGACCGGGACGGCGACGACGACGACGATGGCGGGGGA encodes the following:
- a CDS encoding Mov34/MPN/PAD-1 family protein; translated protein: MRLFRSSELLGIARETLEFVLEACEETHPDEYMGFLRADDARKLGLDRSGQVITDVLVIPGTTSNPVSATVKTTMKPNDVSSVGSVHSHPNGVLRPSDADLATFGQGTVHIIVGAPYGRDDWRAFDNQGERTTLDVIDVDLPDEAFFDFTQSDIDAELAAEGRRRGVVPPADRDGDDDDDGGGFLSWLR